A region of Sulfuricella denitrificans skB26 DNA encodes the following proteins:
- the panD gene encoding aspartate 1-decarboxylase, translating into MQRLMLKSKLHRVTVTHSELHYEGSCAIDENLLEAADIREYQQIDIYNVSNGERFTTYAIKAQRGSGIISVNGAAAHKANPGDLVIIATYAMYNELELQKFEPELVYVDADNRIVDQRRQIPVQAA; encoded by the coding sequence ATGCAAAGATTGATGCTCAAATCCAAGCTGCACCGTGTCACCGTCACGCATTCCGAACTTCATTACGAAGGTTCGTGCGCGATTGACGAAAATTTGCTGGAGGCTGCGGACATCCGCGAATACCAGCAGATCGACATCTACAACGTGAGCAATGGTGAGCGTTTCACCACTTATGCCATCAAGGCGCAGCGCGGTTCGGGCATTATTTCCGTGAACGGCGCTGCGGCGCACAAGGCCAATCCCGGCGACCTCGTCATCATCGCTACCTATGCCATGTACAACGAGCTGGAATTGCAGAAGTTCGAGCCCGAACTGGTGTATGTGGATGCGGACAACCGCATCGTCGACCAGCGGCGGCAGATTCCGGTTCAGGCGGCATAA
- the queA gene encoding tRNA preQ1(34) S-adenosylmethionine ribosyltransferase-isomerase QueA → MKTSDFDFDLPPELIAQFPTQERSQSRLLHLNGVSGALADGRFCDLTQLLKPGDLLVFNDTRVIKARLFGVKDSGGKLEVLIERVLDEHHALAQIRASHAPKLDSGLLLAGVIAATVEERQGELYRLHFAGETPLLELLEQYGSLPLPPYITHAPEALDESRYQTVYARQPGAVAAPTAGLHFDPAMLESLEKMGVKIAYVTLHVGAGTFQPVRVENIAEHHMHSEWYTVPQRTVDLIRQARTAGGRVMAVGTTSLRALESAAASGELEAGSSETNIFIFPGYRFRVVERLLTNFHLPKSTLLMLVSAFGGMENIRCAYRHAVEQRYRFFSYGDAMLIERKE, encoded by the coding sequence ATGAAAACCAGTGATTTCGATTTCGATCTACCCCCCGAACTGATCGCCCAGTTTCCCACCCAAGAGCGCAGTCAGAGCCGTTTGCTTCATCTCAACGGCGTGAGTGGCGCGCTGGCGGATGGCCGGTTCTGCGATTTGACGCAATTGCTCAAGCCCGGCGATTTGCTGGTGTTCAACGACACGCGCGTGATCAAGGCCAGGCTGTTCGGTGTGAAGGATAGTGGTGGCAAACTGGAGGTGCTGATCGAGCGGGTGCTGGACGAGCATCATGCGCTCGCCCAGATCCGCGCCAGTCATGCGCCCAAGCTTGATTCTGGCCTGCTGCTGGCGGGCGTGATCGCGGCGACGGTGGAGGAGCGGCAAGGCGAACTCTACCGTCTGCACTTTGCCGGGGAAACACCGCTGCTGGAACTGCTGGAACAGTATGGCAGCCTGCCGCTGCCGCCTTACATCACCCATGCTCCTGAAGCGCTGGACGAATCCCGCTATCAGACCGTTTACGCACGCCAGCCCGGCGCAGTGGCCGCGCCTACAGCGGGCCTGCATTTCGATCCAGCGATGCTGGAAAGCCTGGAAAAAATGGGGGTAAAAATTGCCTATGTCACGCTGCATGTCGGCGCAGGGACTTTTCAGCCAGTGCGCGTGGAAAACATCGCCGAGCACCATATGCACAGCGAGTGGTACACCGTGCCGCAACGCACTGTGGATCTGATCCGGCAAGCCAGGACGGCGGGTGGGCGCGTTATGGCCGTGGGCACTACCTCATTGCGGGCGCTGGAATCTGCGGCGGCGAGCGGCGAGCTGGAAGCCGGGAGCAGCGAGACGAATATCTTTATTTTTCCCGGCTATCGCTTCAGGGTCGTGGAGAGGCTGTTGACCAATTTCCATCTGCCGAAATCCACCCTGCTGATGCTGGTGTCGGCTTTCGGTGGCATGGAAAACATCCGCTGTGCTTACCGTCATGCGGTGGAGCAGCGTTACCGTTTTTTCAGTTATGGCGATGCCATGCTGATTGAGAGGAAAGAGTAG
- a CDS encoding NfeD family protein encodes MAPYIYWFLLALVLLALEMATGTFYMLVLGLALGVGGIVALLGMSLPLQLTLCAVTGIVGTVILRRSKFGRPDAALNQGLDIGQPVQVVVWKEDGTARVHYRGAEWDAEPESTDTPRDQTLYIKTMRGSILILTHLKL; translated from the coding sequence ATGGCGCCTTATATTTACTGGTTTTTGTTAGCCCTGGTTTTGCTGGCGCTGGAGATGGCGACCGGTACGTTTTATATGCTGGTGTTGGGCCTTGCGTTGGGCGTTGGCGGTATTGTGGCGTTACTTGGAATGAGCCTGCCACTGCAACTCACGCTTTGTGCGGTGACCGGTATAGTCGGCACGGTGATTCTGCGTCGTTCGAAATTCGGGCGTCCCGATGCGGCATTGAATCAGGGCCTGGATATCGGTCAACCGGTTCAGGTCGTGGTCTGGAAAGAGGACGGCACTGCACGTGTGCATTACCGTGGCGCAGAATGGGACGCCGAGCCCGAGTCCACCGATACGCCGCGCGACCAGACGCTCTACATCAAGACGATGCGCGGATCGATTCTGATTCTGACGCACCTCAAACTGTAA
- a CDS encoding SPFH domain-containing protein, producing the protein MEIAIFILLAAVIFVIKAVKVVPQQYALVVERLGKYHSTLAPGLNIVVPFIDRVAYKHMLKEVPLDVPSQICITRDNTQLQVDGILYFQVTEPKLASYGTSNYVVAITQLAQTTLRSVIGKMELDKTFEEREHINSAVVAALDEAASSWGVKVLRYEIKDLTPPKEILHAMQAQITAEREKRALIAASEGRKQEQINIATGEREAFIQRSEGEKQAAINNAQGQAEAIKAVADANAQAIRMVAQAIESPGGMNAVNLKVAEKYVEAFANVAKEGNTLILPGNMAEMGSMVAAAMSVVKAQK; encoded by the coding sequence ATGGAAATCGCAATTTTCATTCTGCTGGCAGCCGTCATTTTTGTCATCAAGGCGGTCAAGGTGGTGCCGCAGCAATACGCGCTAGTGGTCGAACGTCTTGGCAAATACCATTCCACCCTTGCGCCGGGGCTGAATATTGTGGTGCCGTTCATCGATCGCGTGGCCTACAAGCACATGCTCAAGGAAGTCCCGCTCGATGTGCCCAGCCAGATATGCATCACCAGGGACAACACACAGTTGCAGGTGGACGGCATCCTGTATTTCCAGGTGACCGAGCCCAAGCTGGCCTCTTACGGCACCAGCAATTACGTCGTCGCCATTACCCAGCTCGCACAGACCACGCTACGCTCGGTGATCGGCAAGATGGAGCTCGACAAGACTTTCGAGGAACGCGAACATATCAACAGTGCCGTGGTTGCCGCGCTGGACGAGGCGGCTTCCAGTTGGGGCGTGAAGGTGCTGCGCTACGAGATCAAGGATTTGACGCCGCCCAAGGAGATCCTCCATGCCATGCAGGCGCAGATCACCGCCGAGCGTGAAAAGCGTGCGCTGATCGCTGCCTCCGAAGGGCGTAAGCAGGAGCAGATCAACATCGCCACCGGCGAGCGGGAGGCATTCATCCAGCGGTCGGAGGGCGAAAAACAGGCAGCTATCAACAATGCTCAAGGCCAGGCCGAGGCCATCAAGGCCGTGGCCGATGCCAACGCTCAGGCAATCCGCATGGTGGCTCAAGCGATCGAATCTCCCGGCGGGATGAATGCGGTCAACCTCAAGGTGGCGGAAAAATATGTGGAAGCCTTTGCTAATGTCGCCAAGGAAGGCAACACCTTGATCCTGCCGGGAAATATGGCGGAGATGGGTTCGATGGTGGCGGCGGCAATGAGCGTGGTCAAGGCTCAAAAATAA